The Sphingomonas sp. R1 genome segment GCCGCACGCTGGCCACGGAAAATCCCGGCCGCCAGTTCAGCTTCGACCTGCTGCCCGCCGACCTGATCTCGGGCGCCGACGTCTACAAGACGGCCAATGCGAACCTGCAGGAAGGCGGCATCGGCTCGACGATCAACCTCAAGACGCCGCGCCCGTTCGATACGCCCGGCCAGCGCGTGATCCTCAGCGCCAAGGGCAATTACGAGAGCCTGGCGGACAAGTTCACGCCCGACCTGTTCGGTCTGTACAGCAATACGTTCCTCGACGGCCGCCTCGGTGTCCTCGTCTCGGCTTCGTACGAGCAGCGCAAGGCGCGGATCGATACCGCGGTGGTGAGCGGCTATTACAAGACCAGCGTCGGCGGCGCGAACGGCGCGCCGGTGCTGAACAACGTCTACATGCCGCAGGACTATAACCAGTATTCGGACAGCCAGGATCGCAAGCGGCGTACCTTCACCGCCACCGTGCAGGCCAAGCCGACCGACACGCTGACGATGACGCTCGACGGGGTGTACAACAAGTTCGACGTCACGTCGGTGGCGAACCAGATCGGCCATTTCTACTCGCCGGCGAACATCACCAACGTGAAGCTGGACAGCAACCGCACGGTGGTAGCGTTCGATCAGGATGCGACCGGCCATACCGATTATGTCGCCCGCACCTTCAACCGTCCGACCGAGCTGAAGTCGGTAGGCTTCAACACCGTGTGGAAGCCGAATGCGATGGTCGATGTCGCCTTCGACAGCTCCTATTCGGAAGCCCGCAACAACAATGGCGGCAACGAAATCTTCGCGGTGATCGGATTCAACAATCCGATCAAGTTCGACAGCACGGGCAGCGGCCTGCCGAGCCTCACCGCGACCAACGGCTTCACCAACACCGGTGTCGGTCGTGCGCACTTCGCGACGCGCCAGGGCTCCAACTATGGCGAGACGGTGTACGAGAACCGTCTCGATCTTACCCTGCGCACCGATTACGAGCATCTGACCGCGATCCGCTTCGGCGCGATCTACACCGATCGCACCAAGGACAACCAGCTGGTCCAGTCGAGCAGCGATACCTGGTGCTCCTATTGCGGCTATTCGATCCCGGTGGCGAGCGGCATCCTCCAGCCGTTCACGCCCAGCAACTTCCTGAGCGGAGTGGGCGGCAGCTTCCCGCGCGCCTGGCTTTCGTTCAACCCGGAAACCTATTTCAGCTTCCTGGAAAGCAAGGCGGCGGCCGACGCGCAGGACCGTGCGACCGGCCAGCCGGTGGGCACCACCTATGCGCAGATCCAGAAGACGAACGGCTATGCCGCGACGCCGCAGCCAAGCTCCTTCCGGGTGCATGAAAAGGTCGCAGGCGCCTATGCGCAGATCGACTTCAAGGGCGAGATCGGCGGCATGAAGCTGACCGGTGCCCTCGGCGCGCGCTATGTGCATACCGAGCTGGAATCGACCGGCGTGAACCAGGTGCTGCTCGACCTGCTGCCGACGCCGAACGACCCGACGCTGTACCGCGCACCGCTCTCGGCCACCGCCGTGCCGGTTTCGGGCAAGACGAGCTATGACAACTTCCTCCCCAGCCTGAACGTCAAGCTCGACGTCTCGCCCGAGATGGTCGCCCGCTTCGCGGCATCGCAGACGGTGACCCGTCCCAACCTCACCGATCTCGCCCCGCAGCTGACCTACACGGTGACGCGCCCGGGCAATCTGCAGGCGAGCGGCGGCAACCCTGCATTGAAGCCGTACAAGTCGACCAACCTCGATCTCAGCTACGAATGGTATTATCAGAATGCCGGCTTCTTCACCGTCGGCGCCTTCTACAAGCGGCTCGACGACTTCATCGTCACCTCGGTCGGCAACGAGACGATCACCATCGCCAATGCGTCGAACCTGAGCGAGTTCGCCGGCGGCAAGGCGACCTTCGCGGTCAGCCGCCCGCGCAACGTGGGGGCGGCGACCGTCTACGGCCTCGAAGTGGGCTTCCAGCACAATTTCTCGTACCTGCCGGCCCCGTTCGACGGTCTGGGCGTGACGCTGAACGCCACCTTCGTGAAGTCGAGCACCGGCGACAGCAACGACAATGGCGCGTCGTTCGCGCTGGTCGGCCTGGGCAACAGCCAGAATGCGGTGCTGTTCTATGAGAAGGGTCCGATCCAGTTCCGCGCAGCCTATAACCACCGCGACGGCTTCCTCTCGACCCAGTCTAACGCCACGGGCGGCAACCCGGTCTATACCCGCGGTGCCGGCCAGGTAGACCTGCAGGCGAGCTATGCCGTCACCAAGAGCGTGTCGCTGGTCGCAGAGGCGATCAACGTCACCAACGCGGTGGTGCAGACCTATGACGGCACGGTGAACAAGTTCCTCAGCTACACCGAAACCGGCCCGCGCTACGCCTTCGGGGTGCGCGCCCGCTTCTGATCCAGGCAGGATGTAAAAAAGAAAGGCGGGGCTTCGCGGCCCCGCCTTTTTTCATGCCCGATGACGGTGCGGGTCAGTCGACCCGTACCAGGTGGAGCAGGAAGCCCGCCTGCGGCTTGCAGCGGGGCGGCTGGAGACCGGCAGCCATGAGCGCGGCGCCCGAGAAAATCGCACCCTCGGCCAGCGCGGCGAAGAGTGGGGAGGCGGGGTAGCCGCTCCCCGGCCAGACCAGCGTCACCCGATATCGTGCGCGCGCATCGAGACCGTCGAGCCGCAACGGCGGGGCGAAATAGCCCCGAGGTTCGATGATCTGGGTGTAGGAAAACATGGCCTCCTGCTTGTCTTCTGAAACGATGCCGAACGCGATCTCGCTTTCCGGCCGGTCGAGCCGATAGAGGTCGCCCGAATGGATCAGCGCGCGGTGCCGCTTGTGAAGCGCGATGCCGGCGGCGAGTTCGGCGCGTTCGGCATCGTCCATCGCGTTTAGATCGGCCTCAACCCCGAAATGCCCGAACAGTGCGGTCGCGACGCGGGTCGCCATGCTCACCCGGCGGCCGGTGATGTGGCAGTCGGCCGGGCCGACATGCGCGCCCATCAGTTCGGCGGGGACGAACGTGGACAGGCCGCGCTGGATCGTCAGCCGGTCCAGCGCGTCGTTGGTGTCCGATGTCCAGACGCGGTCGGTGAAGTCGAGGATGCCGAAATCGGTGCGGCCGCCGCCGGCCGAGCAGCTTTCGATCTCCACTGCGGGATGCGCCGCACGCAGCCGGGCGAGTACCTCGTAGAGCCCGAGCACATGGGCATGCGCGCCCGCCCGGCCATCGGCGCCGCCGGGATGGCTGATATCCCGGTTCATGTCCCATTTGAGGTATGAAATTGCATGCTCGCGCAGCAGCGCGTCGATCCGGGCGAACAGATGCTCGCGGACCGCCGCCTGGCCGAAATCGAGCACCAGCTGGTTGCGGAAGCGCAGCTGCGGGGCGGGGGGCGTGCCGAGCACCCATTCCGGATGCGCGCGGAAAAGATCGCTGTCCGGGTTCACCATTTCCGGCTCGACCCAAAGGCCGAATTCCATGTCGAGCCCGCGGACATGGTCGACCAGCGGCCCCAGTCCGTGCGGGTAGATGGTCGGATCGACGATCCAGTCGCCCAGGCCGGCGGTGTCGTCGCGACGGCCGAGGAACCAGCCATCGTCGAGCACGAACCGCTCGATCCCCACCGCTGCCGCCTTGCCGGCGAGCGCCATGAGCGCTGCGGGGTCGTGGTCGAAATAGACGGCTTCCCAGGTGTTGTAGTGGACCGGACGCGGCTTGGCGCGCAGCCGCTCGTGCTGGGGTCGCGCGCGGACATGGGCGTGGAAGGCGCGGGCCAGGCCGCTACGCCCCGCATCGGACCAGGCGCAGACCAGATCGGGGCTGGTATAGCGGGCGCCGGGCGCCAGTTCGCATTCGCCGGGCAGGAACAGCTCGCCCAGCTGGACATAGGCCCGCCCGTCCGACAGCGTCTCCGCCCAGAGGCGGTGGTTGCCGCTCCAGGCGAGCTGCATGCCGAACACTTCGCCCGCCTGCTCGCCGCAGGGGCCGACTTCGCCAAGGATCGCGGGGAAGGCATCGTGGCTGGTGCGACCGCGCCGATTCTCGCGTGCCACCGCCCCCATCGCGCGAGGTACGCGGCGCGTCTGCAGCTCGCCCGACCAGCGGCCTTCGAACAGCGTCCAGTCGGTGACGGCCTCGGGTACCGGCAGGGCGGGCGCATCGCACGCCTCGACGCGCAGGGGCGCATGGCCCTGATTGATCAGCGTGGTGCGCATTCGCAGCACATCGCCTGCGAGATGCAGGCGATGGATCAGGCCGATGCCGTGAGCTGCATCCTCGGATTCGATCTCGACCGTGGCGGGATCCAGCCGGTTTATGGCCGTGATCGCGGTCCAGGTCGCCCAGCCCTGGCCGTCGCGATGCGCCGACAATCCCGGGCGGCCGGGAAAGCCGGAGCCGATCAGCGGCGTGAGCGCCAGCGGCGGCGTTGCCGCAGGCGAGCAGGGGGCTTCCTGGCGCACACCCTGCAGGGAGAACAGTGCAGGATCCACCTCTAGGGGCAGGCGGCGGCCCCAATAGAGGATCGTCGGCGCCTCACTCCGGCAATCGACGATCAGGCAGGTGGCGCGGCCCTCGAGCCGGACGAACGCTTCGGTCACAATGCAATCCCCTCGCAGCCGCCGCGACCCTTCATTGCGCGACGCAGTCGTTATTGACCGAGGTTTATTATGGTATAAATATGATGATGAACAAGCCGGCGTGTGCCTCGAGGCAATCTTGCCAAGCAGCGCGCGCCGGTACAAACGATTTAGCAACAGGGCGGCGGCGCATGCACGCGGTAGCCCGGAGAGGAATGCGGTCAGGTGCTTGGCGTCTGCTATTACCCGGAACATTGGTCGCGCGCGCTGTGGGCGGAAGATGCCCGCCGCATGAAGGTGCTGGGGCTGCGCTATGTCCGCATCGGCGAATTCGCCTGGTCGCGACTGGAGCCCGAGCCCGGCACCTACGACTTTGCCTGGCTCGATGAGGCGATCGAGACGCTCGCTGCCGCCGGGCTGGAGGTGGTGCTCGGCACGCCCACCGCGACCCCGCCGAAGTGGCTGATCGACCTGTATCCCGAAATCCTGCCGGTTGATCCCGAGACCGGCCGCACCCGCGGCTTCGGTTCGCGGCGGCATTATGATTTTTCCAGCGACGTCTATCTGCGCGAATCCGAGCGGATCGTGACCGCGCTTGCCGAACGCTACGGCACGCACCCGGGCGTGGTCGGCTGGCAGACCGACAACGAGCTAAGCTGCCACCTCACCACGCTCAGCGCCTCACCGGTGGCCCGTGACGCGTTCCGGCTGTGGTGCGAGGCACGATACGGCTCCATTGAGGCGCTCAACACCGCCTGGGGCAACGTCTTCTGGTCGATGGAGTATCGCAGCTTCGACGAGATCGAGCTGCCGGTCGGCGCGGTGACCGAGACCAGCCCGGCGCACCGCATGGCATGGCGCCGCTTCTCCTCGGACCAGGTCGCGCGTTATCACGATGCGCAGGTGGCGATCCTGCGGCGCCTGTCGCCGGGCAAGTTCATCACCCACAACTTCATCCCAATGAACGAGACCGGCGTCGACAACCACCGGCTTGCCCGCGACCTGGATTTCGCAGCGTACGACAATTATCCGCTGGGCCGCACCGACCTGTGGATGGCGGACGCGCCCGCCGAGGAATTCCGCCGCTACATGCGGACCGGCCATCCCGATTTCGGCGCGTTCTTCTTCGATCAGACGCGTGGCCTCGCGCCGGGCGCGTTCTGGATCATGGAGCAGCAGCCGGGTCCGGTGAACTGGGCGATGCACAATCCGCGGCCGGCGCCGGGCATGGTGCGGTTGTGGACGCTGGAAGCCTTCGCGCACGGCGCGGGGGTGGTCAGCTATTTCCGCTGGCGGCAGGCGCCCTTCGCCCAGGAGCAGATGCACGCCGGCCTGCTCCGGCCCGACAGCAGCGAGGCGGCGGCCTGGCCCGAGGTCGAGGCGGTGGTGCGCGATCTCGGCCTGCTCGGGCTGGATGCGCGTCCGCGTGGCCGGGCCAAGGTGGCGCTGGTCGTCGACGTCGAGGCGCAGTGGCTCGGCGACATCGAGCGGCAGGGCGATAGCTACGACTATACCCGTATCCTGCTCGGCTATTATCAAGCGTTCCGCCGGCTGGGTGTCGATGTCGACTTCCTCGCGCCCGACGGCGACCCCGCCGACTACAAGCTGATCGTGGTGCCGTCGCTGGCGATCGCGCGCGCCGACACCGCGGCGCGTCTGGCGAGCGGCGGGGCGGTGGTGCTGTACGGCGCACGCTCGGGTGCCAAGACCGAGGATCTCACGCTCCCCGAGACGCTGGCGCCGGGCGCCCTCGCCACCGTGCTGCCGATCCAAGTGCGCTCGGTCGAGACGCTGCGCCCGGGCTGCGAGGGCACCATCGCCTGGAACGGCCGCGTCTATCCCAGCGGCGGCTGGCGCGAGGAGCTGGGGCTCGACGCCTCGGTGGAGACGCTGGGTCGGTTCGAGGATGGCGGGGCGGCGCTGGTCCGCAAGGACAAGGCGCTCTACCTCGCTACGCTTACCGATGCGACTTTGCTGACCGACCTGCTCGAAGCGCTCTGCGCCGAGGTCGGCGTGGCGACGGTACGGCTGTCCGAGGATCTGCGGATCTGCCGGCGCGGCGATCTCGTTTTTGCGTTCAACTATGCCGAAACCGCTGCGATGGCGCCGGCGCCGCAGGATGCGACCTTCGTGCTCGGCGACCGCACCATCGAACCGCGCGACGTCGCGGTCTGGAGGGATGCATGATCCGCGTGCTGCGCGGCGCGGGCCTCGCGCTTGCGGCGGTGCTCGCCAGCCCGGCAATGGCGCAGGGCCTGCCCGACGTGCCGGAACTTGCCCAGCCGGGTGCCTATTCGGTCGGGGTACTGCGCATGGACCTTACCGATCCGGTGCAGAAGCGCACGCTGCCGCTCACCATCTGGTATCCGGCGGCCGGGCAGGGCAGCGGAGCGCCGGCGCATTATGTGATGAAGACGCCGGGACCTGCCGCGAGCGGCGGCCATGTCGGTTTCGCGCGCACGAACGTGCCGGCGCTCACCGGCAAGCGTTTCCCGCTGGTCGTCTTCTCGCACGGCTATCGCAACTGGGCGACCGGCTTCAGCGACCTTGCCGAGGGCCTCGCCTCGCACGGCTATGTCGTGGCTTCGATCGACCATCAGGACATTGAGCCGACCAGCCCCGAGAGCCGGCTGCGCTCCTTCGCGCAGGTGGTGCTGACCCGCAGCGCCGACCAGCGCTTCGTGATCGGCGAACTTGCTCGGCGGGCAGGGACCGGACCGCTGGCCAACAGCTATGATCCCACCTCGATCGCGCTGATCGGCTATTCGATGGGAGGCTTTGGTGCGCTGATCACCGGTGGCGCCGGACTCGATCCCGAGGGGCCGCTGTACAAGCTGGCCCCGCAGCCGGGCATTGCGCCCTATGCCGAGGGTGCCCCGCTGGAGGCGCAGGCGCCAGCCGGCGTGAAGGCGATCGTCGCCTTCGCGCCTTGGGGCGGCGCGCCGCCGCTGCGCGCATGGAGTGCCAAGGGCCTGGCGAATCTCACCACGCCCACCCTGTTCATCGTCGGCGATCAGGATGACGTCAGCGGCTATGGCGAAGGCGTGGGCTGGCTCTATCAGAACGCGATTCATGCCGACCGAACGATGCTGGTCTACCAGAATGCGCACCACAACATCGCCGGCGACGGTGTCGCGGGCATCCCCGATCCGACCTTCGAATGGGTCGAGCGGCTCGAGGAGCCGGTGTGGCGGCGCGATCGCATCCTCGCGATCAACCGTCACTTCGTGACCGCCTTTCTCGACCGCACGCTCAAGAACGACGCCGCGCACGGGGCATTCCTCACGGTGCCGACCGTGAAGGCGGCCGACGGCGCCTGGCCGCTGGGCGCCGGGCAGAGCGTCGGTGCCCGCTACGCCGCGCCCGACGATGCCGGGTCGCGCGGCTATTGGCCCGGCTTCCAGCGCCGCTGGGCCCTTGGCCTCGAACTCCACCACGCCGCGCCGGGAGGCCGCTGATGAACCTGCAGCAGAATCAGGCGCTGATCGCCGCGGGTCTCACCGCGCTCGTCGCCTTCATCACCTATTGGAAGTGCCGCGGCGAAGGCCGCTCGGCCGAGAATAGCAACCGCGAATTCTTCCTCGCCGGCGGCGGACTGTCATGGTTCTACATCGCCGGCTCGATCACCATCACCAATCTGTCGACCGACCAGCTGATTGGGATGAACGGCAACCAGATGGCGCTGCTCGCCTGGTGGGAGCTGGCGGCGGTCGCGGGTCTGACGATGCTCGCCTTCATCTTCCTGCCCATCTACTACCGCAACAACTGCACCACCGTTACCGAGCTGCTCGAGAAGAAGTATGGCGACGTCAACATCCGGGCGACCATCGCCACGGTGTTCCTGCTCGGCAATATCCTCATCTACCAGCCGATCGTGCTCTATTCCGGTGCGCTGATGATGAAGTCGATGTTCGGCCTCACCATGCCGACCGTGCTGCTGGCGGCGATCTTCGGCGTGGCCGGGTCGCTCTATTCGATCTTCGGCGGCCTGCGCGCGGCGGCGATCACCGACACCTATAGCGGCGTGCTGCTGCTGGGCATGGCGATGCTGGTGGTGTTCCTCTCGCTCGGCGCGATTCATTGGGACTTTTCGGGGATTCCCCCGGAGCGGCTGACCATGCTCGGCGGGCCGGACTCGCCGATCCCGTGGCCGACCCTGTTCACCGGCATCATCTTCATCCAGATGTTCTACTGGTCGACCAACCAGACGATCACCCAGCGCGCCATGGCGGCGCCCAATCTTCGCGAGGCGCAGAAGGGCGTGATGGCGGCGACCGCGATCCGCCTGCTGGTGGTGCCGGCGATCGTCGTGATCCCGGGTATCGTCTCGTACAAGATGTTCGGCCATCTCGGCGACGCGGCCTATGGCAAGATCGTATGGACCGTGCTGCCGACCTGGATGTCGGGCATCTTCGCCGCCGCGATCGCCTCGGCGGTACTGGCGCACTTCACCAGCCTGCTCAACTCCTCGGCGACGCTCTATGTGTGCGACCTGCACGAGAAGTACATTGATCCCAATCCCAACGTCGCACGGCTGAACCTGATCAGCAACGTGGTGTTCGTGATCCTGGCGATCGCGATCGTGCCGATCTATGCGGGCGCGGCGAGCATCATCAACCTGGTGCAGCAACTCAACGGATTGACCAGCATGCCGGTGCTGTCCGTGTTTGTCGTCGCACTGCTGTTTCGCGGGGTCGATGCCCGTGCGGCGATCTGCGGCCTGGTGGCGGGCGTCGCCTTCTACGCCTTCGCGACGTTCGTCTGGGCGCCGCTCCACTATATCCACATGATCGCGATCACGCTGTTCTTCAGCATCGGCGTGTCGCTGAGCGTCAATCGTCTCGTCTTTGGCGGGCAGGCAGAGCTGCGGCTGACACGGGCCTGAGGTTCGGAGCTTCCGAAGGGGCGGGCTGCAGCTGCGCCCCTTCGGAACCGAAACCGCCGATGCTCGTTTCGGCGCAACTATCGCCGCCATTCCCTTTTGGGTGCTTGTTCCAACGGCGCGGTGCGATATGCGATCGCAGGGGGCCGTTCAGGACAGATGTGGATGAAACGTCGGAGTTTGTTGCGCGAGTCCGGCAGACGGACTGTCTGGCCGGTGATCGGCCTGCTTGTCGGTCTGGCTTTCTTCCTCGTCAGCGGCGCGCTCGCCTATCGCAACATTCAGGCGCTGCGCGACAGTGACGCGGCGATCCGACACAGCCACACGGTCCTCATTGCGCTCGACGAGCTGCTGTCGACCTTGCAGGACGCGGAGACGGGCCAGCGCGGCTATCTGCTGACGGGCGGGCAGGGCTATCTGGAGCCCTACGCCGAAGCAACCAAGACGGTTCAGGCGCGCCTGGCGCGGCTGGAGGACCTGATCAGCGACAACGACGTGCAGCTTGGCAATGTTGCGCAGCTGCGCCGCCATGTCGATGCGAAGCTGGGCGAACTTCGCGAAACGATCCAGGCGCGCCGCACCCAGGGGCTGGCGGCCGCGCTCGCGATTGTCGGCACCGATCGCGGCAAGGTCAGCATGGATGCGATCCGAGCCCAGCTCGCCGCGATGGCGCAGGAAGAAGGCCGGCTGCGCCAGCAGCGGCTCGACGACATGGCAGCCGCCTCGCAAGCGGCGATCGCCAGCGGGCTGGTCTCCAGCCTGATCGGCGCGGGGCTGACGCTGCTGATCTTCGTGCTGCTTCGCCGGAGCTTGCGCGAGCGGGCCAAGGAAGAATGGCTGCAAAACGGGCTGCTCGGCATTTCGGCCGCCGTTCGGGGCGATCGATCGGTGGAAGAGATCGCCGAGGCCGTGCTTGCCTATCTGGCGGATTCGCTCGGCTTCCAGGCCGGTGCGCTGTTCAAGGGCGAGGCGGGACTGTTCCGCCGCGTCGCCACGCTGGGCGTTCCGACCGATGCCGACATGCCCCAGGCGTTCCATCTGCGCGAGGGGCTGCTCGGCCGCGTCGCCGCGGAAGGCAAGCCGATCCTGCTCGAGGACGTGCCCGAGCATTATCTCCAGATCGGCTCGGCCTTCGGTCGGGAGAAGCCGCGTCATTTGCTGATCGTGCCGGCGATGGCCGACGCCGTGGTCAACGCGGTCATCGAGCTCGGTTTCTTCCATGCCACCGATCCGATGATGCTGGAGCTGCTCGAGCGCGCCGCGCCGGTGATCGGCGTTGCGCTGCGCTCGGCGCGCTTCCGTGCCCAGCTGCAGGACGCGCTGGAGGAAACGCAGCGCCAGGCCGCCGAGCTGCAGACCCAGAGCGAGGAACTGCAGGTCAACAACGAGGAGCTGGAAGAGCAGGGCCGGGCGCTGCGCGAATCCCAGGCGATGCTCGAACAGCAGCAGGTCGAACTGGAGCAGACCAACAGTCAGCTGGAGGAGCAGGCGCAGGCGCTGGAGAATCAGCGCGACGAGCTGGAGCGCGGCAGCAATGCGCTGCGTGCCAAGACGCGCGAGCTGGAACAGGCCAGCCAGTACAAGAGCGATTTCCTCGCTAATATGAGCCACGAGCTGCGCACCCCGCTCAACTCGCTGCTAATCCTTGCCAAGCTTCTGGGCGACAATGCCCCGCATACGCTGACCGCAGAGCAGATAAAATTCGCGCGGACGATCGAATCCTCGGGCAATGATCTGCTCACCTTGATCAATGACATTCTGGATCTCTCGAAGATCGAAGCGGGCCATGTCGATATCCGCCCGGAGCCGGTAAGTCTGGTGCGGCTCGGCACCGATCTGCGCCAGACCTTCCAGCCGGTGGCCGAACAGCGCGGCCTGACGCTCGATATCGTGCTGGAAGACGCGGCGCCGCGGGGGATCGAGACCGATCGCATGCGGCTGGAGCAGATCCTGAAGAACCTGCTGTCCAACGCGCTCAAGTTCACCGAGAAGGGCAGTGTCCGGCTGGATATCCGCGTTGCGGGGGACGGGATCGCCTTTGCGGTGCGCGATACCGGGATCGGTATCTCCGCCGAACAGCAGCGGATGATCTTCGAGGCGTTCCATCAGGCTGACGGCACCATCAACCGCCGCTATGGCGGAACGGGCCTGGGTCTGTCGATCTCGCGCGAACTCGCGCGCCTGCTGGGCGGCGGCATCACGCTCGACAGCCGCGCCGGCGAAGGCAGCACCTTCACGCTGACGCTACCGGCCCGTTATGACGCATCGGCGGTCCAGCCGCGCGAGCATGTCGCGCCGGCGGCTACGCCGGCTGCTGCGCCGATGCCGGCCGCGGCACCTGCATCCGTCGCGAAGCCGCCGCGCCGCGCCGCGACGGCGGCGGACTGGGCCTTGGAGGACGATCGCGATGCGCTGGTCCCCGGCGGTCGCCATCTGCTGGTCATCGAAGACGACCCGGTCTTCGCCTCGATCGTCTGCGACCTTTCCCGTGAACTCGGCTTCCAGTGCCTGATCGCCAGCACCGCCGACGAGGCGCTGCATCTGGCGCGCACCTATCGTCCGAGTGCGGTGGTGCTGGATCTTGGCCTGCCCGACCAGTCCGGCCTGATCGTGCTGGACCGGCTGAAGCAGGAAGACGCGACCCGGCACATCCCGATCCACGTCATCTCCGCCGCCGACCAGAGCCAGACGGCGCTGTCGCTCGGCGCGGTCGGCTACCACATCAAGCCGATCAAGCGCGAGCTGCTGGCCGAGGTGCTGGAGAACCTCCAGGCACGCACCGCAAGCCGCATGCGGCGCGTCCTCATCGTCGAGGACGATGCCGTGCAGCGCGATGCGGTCGCACGTCTGCTGCGGACCGACGATGTCGAGACGGTCGGTGTCAGCACCGCCGCCGAATGCCTGGAGATGCTGCGCAGCCAGACCTTCGACTGCATGGTGCTCGACCTGTCACTGCCGGATGCCTCGGGCTTTTCGCTGCTGGAGACGCTGAGCCAGGAGGACGGTGCGCACAGCTTCCCGCCGGTGATCGTCTATACCGGTCATGATCTCAGCGCCGACGACGAGCAGAAGCTGCGCCGCTACTCCAGCTCGATCATCATCAAGGGCGCCAAGTCGCCCGAACGGCTGCTCGACGAGGTGTCGCTGTTCCTCCACCAGGTCGTCTCCGAACTGCCGAGCGAGCAGCAGGAGATGATCCAGAACGCGCGTCGGCGCGATGCGGTGCTGGAGGGGCGGCGGGTACTGATCGTCGAGGACGATGTCCGCAACGTCTATTCGCTGACCAGCGTGCTGGAGCCGCGCGGCGTGCTCGTGCGAATCGCCCGCAACGGCCAGGAGGCACTGGATGCACTGGCCGAGGCGGCGACGGATCCGGACAAGGCCGTCGATCTGGCGCTCATGGACGTGATGATGCCGGTGATGGACGGGCTCACCGCCACGCGCGAGATTCGGAAAGACCCGCGCTGGTCGAGGCTGCCGATCATCATGCTCACCGCCAAGGCGATGCCCGACGATCAGGAACGCTGCATCGAAGCGGGTGCCAGCGACTACATGGCCAAGCC includes the following:
- a CDS encoding SLC5 family protein, with amino-acid sequence MNLQQNQALIAAGLTALVAFITYWKCRGEGRSAENSNREFFLAGGGLSWFYIAGSITITNLSTDQLIGMNGNQMALLAWWELAAVAGLTMLAFIFLPIYYRNNCTTVTELLEKKYGDVNIRATIATVFLLGNILIYQPIVLYSGALMMKSMFGLTMPTVLLAAIFGVAGSLYSIFGGLRAAAITDTYSGVLLLGMAMLVVFLSLGAIHWDFSGIPPERLTMLGGPDSPIPWPTLFTGIIFIQMFYWSTNQTITQRAMAAPNLREAQKGVMAATAIRLLVVPAIVVIPGIVSYKMFGHLGDAAYGKIVWTVLPTWMSGIFAAAIASAVLAHFTSLLNSSATLYVCDLHEKYIDPNPNVARLNLISNVVFVILAIAIVPIYAGAASIINLVQQLNGLTSMPVLSVFVVALLFRGVDARAAICGLVAGVAFYAFATFVWAPLHYIHMIAITLFFSIGVSLSVNRLVFGGQAELRLTRA
- a CDS encoding response regulator, translating into MKRRSLLRESGRRTVWPVIGLLVGLAFFLVSGALAYRNIQALRDSDAAIRHSHTVLIALDELLSTLQDAETGQRGYLLTGGQGYLEPYAEATKTVQARLARLEDLISDNDVQLGNVAQLRRHVDAKLGELRETIQARRTQGLAAALAIVGTDRGKVSMDAIRAQLAAMAQEEGRLRQQRLDDMAAASQAAIASGLVSSLIGAGLTLLIFVLLRRSLRERAKEEWLQNGLLGISAAVRGDRSVEEIAEAVLAYLADSLGFQAGALFKGEAGLFRRVATLGVPTDADMPQAFHLREGLLGRVAAEGKPILLEDVPEHYLQIGSAFGREKPRHLLIVPAMADAVVNAVIELGFFHATDPMMLELLERAAPVIGVALRSARFRAQLQDALEETQRQAAELQTQSEELQVNNEELEEQGRALRESQAMLEQQQVELEQTNSQLEEQAQALENQRDELERGSNALRAKTRELEQASQYKSDFLANMSHELRTPLNSLLILAKLLGDNAPHTLTAEQIKFARTIESSGNDLLTLINDILDLSKIEAGHVDIRPEPVSLVRLGTDLRQTFQPVAEQRGLTLDIVLEDAAPRGIETDRMRLEQILKNLLSNALKFTEKGSVRLDIRVAGDGIAFAVRDTGIGISAEQQRMIFEAFHQADGTINRRYGGTGLGLSISRELARLLGGGITLDSRAGEGSTFTLTLPARYDASAVQPREHVAPAATPAAAPMPAAAPASVAKPPRRAATAADWALEDDRDALVPGGRHLLVIEDDPVFASIVCDLSRELGFQCLIASTADEALHLARTYRPSAVVLDLGLPDQSGLIVLDRLKQEDATRHIPIHVISAADQSQTALSLGAVGYHIKPIKRELLAEVLENLQARTASRMRRVLIVEDDAVQRDAVARLLRTDDVETVGVSTAAECLEMLRSQTFDCMVLDLSLPDASGFSLLETLSQEDGAHSFPPVIVYTGHDLSADDEQKLRRYSSSIIIKGAKSPERLLDEVSLFLHQVVSELPSEQQEMIQNARRRDAVLEGRRVLIVEDDVRNVYSLTSVLEPRGVLVRIARNGQEALDALAEAATDPDKAVDLALMDVMMPVMDGLTATREIRKDPRWSRLPIIMLTAKAMPDDQERCIEAGASDYMAKPIDVDKLLSLVRVWMPR